From one Catharus ustulatus isolate bCatUst1 chromosome 1, bCatUst1.pri.v2, whole genome shotgun sequence genomic stretch:
- the RNF32 gene encoding LOW QUALITY PROTEIN: RING finger protein 32 (The sequence of the model RefSeq protein was modified relative to this genomic sequence to represent the inferred CDS: inserted 3 bases in 2 codons; deleted 1 base in 1 codon) — IHSHQLQDLLLTDSSKSSTRNTKNFYKPMKEIVRIIIVDTGLRKKSTXSKEDAEKMNCHSSPSSRGNPLNQGYSIHSHLPLEATEDSEGKFRECTKLRWVKRKRSTQHGKSIQHCATFRKEFAIQPRVLHSCSHSCLKTFEKCTGKKXCPVCRKEQYQTRVIHDGACLVK, encoded by the exons ATACACAGCCATCAGCTGCAGGATCTTTTATTAACAGATTCTTCTAAGTCAAGCACAAGGAATACCAAGAACTTTTACAAA CCCATGAAAGAAATAGTCAGAATAATTATAGTAGATACTGGACTAAGAAAAAAGAGCA AAAGCAAGGAAGATGCAGAAAAGAT GAACTGTCACAGTagtcccagctccagagggaacCCATTAAACCAGGGATACTCCATCCACTCCCATCTGCCTTTGGAAGCAACTGAAGATTCAGAGGGAAAATTCAGAGAGTGCACAAAA TTGAGATGGGTAAAAAGAAAGAGATCCACACAGCATGGAAAATCCATACAGCATTGTGCAACATTCAGGAAAGAATTTGCAATTCAACCCAGG GTGCTGCATTCATGTTCCCAT tcaTGCCTGAAAACCTTTGAAAAATGTACAGGTAAAAA TTGTCCTGTGTGTAGAAAAGAGCAGTATCAGACCAGAGTAATACATGATGGGGCATGCTTAGTTAAGTAG